One genomic window of Polyangium aurulentum includes the following:
- a CDS encoding alpha/beta hydrolase, giving the protein MRTDELEDSTRRRAMLGIAALALGACRRDPPPPPLPSGGPWKELSFAAPDEQRALVLVQPSPKPLPVLVALHGRGESGRGLDVGARAWRDDYHMDRIDGRLRAPPLVPGDLLDMARPERLARLNASLFADPYQGLVVVCPYTPDLRDRSANGAQGFARFVTDALLPRARAEASTISTRAATGIDGVSMGGRLALLVGLTHPETFGAVGALQPALRAEEAPTFAALARSAVDKHPIALRLVSSDGDPFLTAVRALSEELNKVGVAHELVVTPGPHDYAWNRGPGGAEMLLWHERVQRGLAPP; this is encoded by the coding sequence ATGCGCACGGACGAGCTCGAAGATTCGACCCGCCGCCGCGCGATGCTCGGGATCGCAGCGCTCGCGCTCGGAGCCTGCCGGCGTGACCCGCCGCCGCCGCCGCTGCCGAGCGGTGGTCCATGGAAAGAGCTGTCCTTTGCGGCTCCCGACGAGCAGCGCGCCCTCGTGCTCGTCCAGCCTTCACCGAAGCCGCTTCCGGTGCTCGTCGCGCTGCACGGTCGCGGTGAGTCCGGACGCGGGCTCGACGTCGGCGCGCGCGCTTGGCGCGACGACTACCACATGGATCGCATCGACGGTCGCCTGCGCGCTCCGCCGCTCGTGCCCGGAGATCTGCTCGACATGGCGCGGCCCGAGCGCCTCGCCAGGCTCAACGCTTCGCTCTTCGCGGATCCGTACCAGGGGCTCGTCGTGGTTTGTCCCTACACGCCCGACTTGCGCGATCGCTCTGCGAACGGCGCACAAGGCTTCGCGCGCTTCGTCACCGATGCGCTCTTGCCGCGCGCGCGCGCCGAGGCGTCCACGATCTCGACGCGCGCTGCGACGGGCATCGATGGCGTGAGCATGGGCGGCCGGCTCGCGCTGCTGGTTGGCCTCACGCATCCCGAGACGTTTGGCGCGGTCGGAGCGCTGCAGCCTGCGCTCCGCGCCGAGGAGGCGCCCACGTTCGCAGCGCTCGCTCGGTCGGCGGTGGACAAGCATCCGATCGCGCTCCGGCTCGTGTCGAGCGACGGGGACCCGTTCCTGACGGCCGTGCGGGCGCTGTCGGAAGAGCTGAACAAAGTGGGCGTCGCGCACGAGCTCGTCGTGACGCCCGGGCCGCATGATTACGCATGGAATCGCGGCCCGGGCGGGGCGGAGATGTTGCTCTGGCACGAGCGCGTCCAGCGCGGGTTGGCCCCACCGTAG
- a CDS encoding cell division ATP-binding protein FtsE yields MAVSSPSPPFRPTLRPGHRFDPSAARRPILVFEDVHKAYRPDQPVLRGMSLVIERGEFVFITGPSGAGKSTLLRLVHRTELVDEGRILFLGRDIGRLTDDSIPALRRNIGFVFQDFKLVPSWTVFDNVAVALEVVGLPPRLVRTRVAEALERVGLAGRGDEQAKRLSGGEQQRVAIARAIVGEPALVLADEPTGNLDPQLAIDVLGLLEDIHAAGTTVLFATHDRSLLDVRPRRVVVLDDGKATDVPNGLGHDEALRLSA; encoded by the coding sequence ATGGCGGTGTCCTCTCCGAGCCCCCCGTTTCGTCCGACCCTGCGGCCGGGGCATCGCTTCGATCCCTCCGCGGCGCGCAGGCCGATCCTGGTGTTCGAGGACGTCCACAAGGCGTACCGGCCGGACCAGCCCGTCCTGCGCGGGATGTCGCTCGTCATCGAGCGCGGGGAGTTCGTGTTCATCACGGGCCCGTCGGGCGCGGGCAAGAGCACGCTCTTGCGGCTGGTGCATCGCACCGAGCTGGTGGACGAGGGCAGGATCCTCTTTCTCGGGCGCGACATCGGGCGCCTGACCGACGACTCGATCCCGGCGTTGCGCCGCAACATCGGCTTCGTGTTCCAGGACTTCAAGCTCGTGCCGAGCTGGACGGTGTTCGACAACGTGGCCGTGGCGCTCGAGGTGGTTGGGCTGCCGCCGCGGCTCGTGCGCACGCGCGTGGCCGAGGCGCTCGAGCGGGTGGGGCTCGCGGGGAGAGGCGACGAGCAGGCGAAGCGCCTGAGCGGCGGCGAGCAGCAGCGCGTGGCGATCGCGCGGGCGATCGTGGGCGAGCCGGCGCTCGTGCTCGCGGACGAGCCCACGGGGAACCTGGATCCGCAGCTCGCGATCGACGTGCTCGGCCTGCTCGAGGACATCCATGCCGCGGGCACGACGGTGCTCTTCGCAACGCACGATCGGTCGCTGCTCGACGTGCGCCCGAGGCGCGTCGTGGTGCTGGACGACGGCAAGGCGACGGACGTGCCGAACGGCCTTGGGCACGACGAGGCGCTGCGCTTGTCGGCCTAG
- a CDS encoding thymidine kinase has protein sequence MPARPVGSVEVITGSMFSGKTEELIRRVKRAILARQRVQAFKPRIDDRYDPHRIVSHGAISVDAIAVATSASLEERILDTTDVVAIDEAQFFDRGIVEVCDRLANRGLRVIAAGLDQDYLGRPFPPMPELMAIAEQVTKVNAVCSVCGGTASRSQRIIPKATTVLVGGSESYEARCRGCYEPREVPPAPT, from the coding sequence ATACCTGCTCGTCCGGTCGGGTCCGTCGAGGTCATCACCGGGTCCATGTTCAGTGGCAAGACAGAGGAGCTCATCCGGCGCGTCAAGCGCGCCATCCTCGCTCGCCAGCGCGTGCAGGCCTTCAAGCCTCGCATCGACGATCGCTACGACCCACACCGCATCGTCAGTCACGGCGCCATCAGCGTCGACGCCATCGCCGTCGCCACGAGCGCGAGCCTCGAGGAGCGCATCCTCGACACCACCGACGTCGTGGCGATCGACGAGGCGCAGTTCTTCGATCGAGGCATCGTCGAGGTCTGCGATCGCCTCGCCAACCGCGGCCTGCGCGTCATCGCCGCCGGCCTCGATCAGGACTACCTCGGCCGACCCTTCCCTCCGATGCCGGAGCTGATGGCCATCGCCGAGCAAGTCACCAAGGTGAACGCCGTCTGCTCGGTCTGCGGCGGAACCGCGAGCCGCTCGCAGCGCATCATCCCCAAGGCGACGACGGTGCTGGTCGGAGGATCGGAGAGCTACGAGGCGCGGTGCAGAGGCTGCTACGAGCCGCGCGAAGTGCCGCCCGCGCCCACGTGA
- a CDS encoding penicillin-binding transpeptidase domain-containing protein yields MRQWIAIGAAVGLVAVTLPMLRKHDVQLASLLAKGKIEANGGPTVTREVTPPPLTDIDLTRIDDRGNVAVAPAHGNRRAELTVVPKYQRAAIALLRGGHVPEGAIVVTDIKTGKVLVWASYVDQGAMHDVASEATAPSASVFKIVTATALVDHGGLTPNTKQCYSGGEHSIRAQDMVDNKKRDKWCATLAQAMGRSLNTVFARLAAKHLDRGELEATASRLGWGQDIPFDVKVPQSTLTLPEDDLGFARTAAGFWNSTLSPFQGANLATTVANGGEMIRLHVVSSVKDEDGEIYRGPTARQPLRRAMSESTATAITAMMGETVDSGTSYKSFHDRSGRPYLPDIRIAGKTGTLTKPTPEGPFYTWWVGFAPSDKPEIAVSVLVANGAKWRVKATNVAADMLRVYFADKGAPGVKSPFDSGMTARR; encoded by the coding sequence ATGCGTCAGTGGATCGCCATCGGTGCCGCAGTGGGGCTCGTCGCTGTCACGCTCCCCATGCTGCGAAAGCACGACGTCCAGCTCGCGAGCTTGCTCGCGAAGGGGAAGATAGAAGCAAACGGCGGACCTACGGTCACGCGGGAGGTCACGCCGCCCCCACTCACCGACATCGATCTCACGCGCATCGATGATCGCGGCAACGTCGCCGTTGCGCCGGCTCACGGCAACCGCCGCGCCGAGCTGACGGTCGTGCCGAAGTACCAGCGCGCCGCGATCGCTCTGCTCCGCGGCGGGCACGTGCCCGAGGGCGCGATCGTCGTGACGGACATCAAGACGGGCAAGGTGCTCGTGTGGGCGAGCTACGTCGATCAAGGAGCGATGCACGACGTCGCGTCCGAGGCGACGGCGCCGTCGGCGAGCGTGTTCAAGATCGTGACCGCGACGGCGCTCGTCGATCATGGTGGGCTCACGCCGAACACGAAGCAGTGTTACTCGGGCGGCGAGCACTCGATCCGCGCGCAGGACATGGTCGACAACAAGAAGCGCGACAAGTGGTGCGCCACGCTCGCGCAGGCCATGGGCCGCAGCTTGAACACGGTCTTCGCGCGGCTCGCGGCCAAGCACCTCGATCGAGGCGAGCTCGAGGCGACGGCGAGCAGGCTCGGATGGGGACAGGACATCCCGTTCGACGTGAAGGTCCCGCAGAGCACGCTCACGCTGCCCGAGGACGATCTCGGCTTCGCGCGCACGGCCGCGGGCTTCTGGAACTCGACGCTCTCGCCGTTCCAGGGGGCGAACCTCGCGACCACGGTCGCGAACGGCGGCGAGATGATCCGCCTGCACGTGGTCTCGAGCGTGAAGGACGAGGACGGCGAGATCTACCGAGGCCCGACGGCGCGGCAGCCTTTGCGTCGCGCGATGAGCGAGAGCACGGCGACGGCGATCACGGCGATGATGGGCGAGACCGTGGACTCGGGGACGAGCTACAAGTCGTTCCACGATCGCAGCGGGCGGCCGTACTTGCCGGACATCCGCATCGCGGGCAAGACGGGCACGCTGACGAAGCCGACGCCCGAGGGCCCGTTCTACACGTGGTGGGTGGGCTTCGCGCCCAGCGACAAACCCGAGATCGCCGTCAGCGTGCTCGTCGCCAACGGCGCGAAGTGGCGCGTGAAGGCGACGAACGTCGCGGCCGACATGCTGCGCGTCTACTTCGCCGACAAGGGCGCGCCGGGCGTGAAGAGCCCCTTCGACTCCGGCATGACCGCGCGTCGCTGA
- a CDS encoding PD40 domain-containing protein → MTQSIVRRATLAGLALSVTLALPRTASAVGDPDLDWRTLETPHFRVHYPSTLEPLAERVILLSETIQGRLEVPLGHTPSGVTEMVITDDTDSANGSATSLPFNVIRLFATAPEDLSTLGDYDDWLLNLITHEHTHILHTDNISGVPAIVNAILGKTLSPNQIQPRWIIEGLAVVNESHHTSAGRMRSSLFDMYLRSDVLEDKMAGLDQMSSSPIRWPQGNLWYLYGSRFLGWISEVYGPDTMRAVSIDYGSSVAPWGINRAIRRATGRTYEQLYEGWKDNLKLRYGQQVRAVEARGLREGTRLTHHGRNVYYPRFVPKNARTGAAEEVVYYRNDFNARGGIYRLALTPGRDAPAEKPKLFARTNGTSTSSFSPSGDLYFASSTPWKIVYNRDDIFRLPRGRTATRGGEPWRTRLTEGMRATAPDASPDGRHIAFTVNTKGTTYLEIADVTPEGAIENRRDLVPSARFEQAYTPQFSPDGRSLAYSAWTAGGYRDIRIVDVATGGFMQVTRDRAIDANPTWSPDGKTLYFASDRSGISNIYAYDVASKALRQVTNVRTGAFQPAVSSDGKTLVYVGYTSLGFDLYAMPLDPARFLDAPPAPTDRPDPPTAPERIAIKRGPYRAITTLAPRNYMLEYGPGSYSLNALTITAQGADVAGFHSVGASLTADFAAPVPRLNLSYGYHRLPIDLGLRFFSAVAPRTGYRIGDRDVPYDELALGMTSSLSYSIPGEFTNQSLGLSYSITTFRGDLPVSTSSLDPYATVTVKPPQGMMGIVHLGYGFSNVEGSLDAAGAIRGFSMRLGIDYASPATGSDYTLQAFEGSVTGYVPMPWPGMHTLGIRVAGGLTGGNYPRGGYYFVGGYDNESYSIVDTITTGIYDGAFVLRGYTPRSVAGRAYVLQNLEYRFPIWKPDRGLSTLPIYLRRIDGNVFLDYGGAFDKLALDEISLFSKGALIHAPQLHTSAGLELWTSLTLGYYLTTQLRLGYAHGFSSKAIPGGQFYFVAASAF, encoded by the coding sequence GTGACCCAATCCATCGTGCGCCGCGCGACCCTCGCGGGCCTCGCGCTCTCCGTCACCCTCGCCCTGCCGCGCACCGCGAGCGCGGTCGGCGATCCCGATCTCGACTGGCGCACGCTCGAGACGCCTCACTTCCGCGTGCACTACCCGAGCACGCTCGAGCCGCTCGCCGAGCGCGTCATCCTGCTCTCCGAGACCATCCAGGGCCGGCTCGAGGTGCCGCTCGGCCATACCCCGAGCGGCGTGACCGAGATGGTCATCACCGATGACACCGACTCGGCGAACGGCTCGGCCACGTCGTTGCCCTTCAACGTCATCCGCCTCTTCGCGACCGCGCCCGAGGATCTGTCGACGCTCGGCGACTACGACGACTGGCTGCTCAACCTCATCACGCACGAGCACACGCACATCCTGCACACCGACAACATCTCGGGCGTGCCGGCGATCGTGAACGCCATCCTCGGCAAGACGCTCTCGCCGAACCAGATCCAGCCGCGATGGATCATCGAGGGCCTGGCCGTGGTGAACGAGTCGCACCACACGAGCGCAGGCCGCATGCGCTCGTCGCTCTTCGACATGTACCTGCGCTCCGACGTGCTCGAAGACAAGATGGCCGGCCTCGACCAGATGTCCTCGTCGCCCATACGCTGGCCGCAGGGCAACCTCTGGTATCTGTACGGCTCGCGCTTCCTCGGCTGGATCAGCGAGGTCTACGGCCCCGACACGATGCGCGCCGTCTCCATCGACTACGGCTCCTCGGTCGCGCCCTGGGGCATCAACCGCGCGATCCGACGCGCCACCGGGCGCACCTACGAGCAGCTCTACGAGGGCTGGAAGGACAACCTCAAGCTGCGCTACGGCCAGCAGGTGCGCGCCGTCGAGGCCCGCGGCCTGCGCGAAGGCACGCGCCTCACTCACCACGGGCGCAACGTCTACTACCCGCGCTTCGTGCCCAAGAACGCGCGCACCGGCGCCGCGGAAGAGGTCGTCTACTACCGCAACGACTTCAACGCGCGCGGCGGCATCTACCGCCTCGCGCTCACGCCCGGCCGCGACGCGCCCGCGGAAAAACCCAAGCTCTTCGCGCGCACGAACGGCACCTCGACGTCCTCGTTTTCTCCCTCCGGCGACCTCTACTTCGCGAGCAGCACGCCGTGGAAGATCGTCTACAACCGCGACGACATCTTCCGCCTCCCCCGCGGTCGGACCGCCACGCGCGGCGGCGAGCCCTGGCGCACCCGGCTCACCGAGGGCATGCGCGCCACCGCCCCCGACGCGAGCCCCGACGGCCGTCACATCGCCTTCACCGTCAACACGAAGGGCACGACCTACCTCGAGATCGCCGACGTCACGCCCGAGGGAGCGATCGAGAACCGCCGCGATCTCGTGCCGAGCGCGCGCTTCGAGCAGGCGTACACGCCGCAGTTCTCGCCCGACGGACGCTCGCTCGCCTACAGCGCATGGACCGCAGGTGGCTACCGCGACATTCGCATCGTCGACGTCGCGACGGGCGGCTTCATGCAGGTCACGCGCGATCGCGCCATCGACGCGAACCCGACCTGGTCCCCCGACGGCAAGACGCTCTACTTCGCCTCGGATCGCAGCGGCATCTCGAACATCTACGCGTACGACGTCGCGAGCAAGGCGCTCAGGCAGGTCACCAACGTGCGCACGGGCGCGTTCCAGCCCGCGGTGAGCTCGGACGGCAAGACGCTCGTCTACGTCGGCTACACCTCGCTCGGCTTCGACCTCTACGCGATGCCGCTCGATCCCGCGCGCTTCCTCGACGCCCCGCCCGCGCCCACCGATCGCCCCGACCCGCCCACCGCGCCCGAGCGCATCGCCATCAAGCGCGGCCCTTACCGCGCGATCACCACGCTCGCGCCTCGCAACTACATGCTCGAGTACGGGCCCGGCAGCTACAGCCTCAACGCGCTCACGATCACGGCGCAGGGCGCGGACGTCGCCGGCTTCCACTCGGTCGGCGCGAGCCTCACCGCCGACTTCGCCGCGCCCGTGCCGCGGCTGAACCTCTCCTACGGCTATCACCGGCTGCCCATCGATCTCGGCCTGCGCTTCTTCTCCGCCGTCGCGCCGCGCACCGGCTACCGCATCGGCGACCGCGACGTCCCCTACGACGAGCTTGCGCTCGGCATGACCTCGAGCCTGTCGTACTCGATCCCCGGCGAGTTCACGAACCAGAGCCTGGGTCTGTCCTACAGCATCACGACCTTCCGCGGCGATCTGCCCGTGAGCACGTCGTCGCTCGATCCGTACGCGACCGTCACCGTCAAGCCGCCGCAGGGCATGATGGGGATCGTGCACCTCGGCTACGGCTTCTCGAACGTCGAGGGATCGCTCGACGCGGCCGGCGCGATCCGCGGCTTCTCCATGCGCCTCGGCATCGACTACGCGAGCCCCGCGACCGGCAGCGACTACACGCTCCAGGCGTTCGAGGGATCGGTCACCGGCTACGTCCCCATGCCCTGGCCGGGAATGCACACGCTCGGGATCCGCGTCGCCGGCGGCCTCACCGGCGGCAACTACCCGCGCGGCGGCTACTACTTCGTCGGCGGCTACGATAACGAGTCGTACAGCATCGTCGACACCATCACGACGGGCATCTACGACGGCGCCTTCGTCCTCCGCGGCTACACCCCGCGCAGCGTCGCTGGCCGCGCGTACGTCCTGCAAAACCTCGAGTACCGCTTCCCGATCTGGAAGCCCGATCGAGGCCTCTCCACGCTGCCGATCTACCTGCGCCGCATCGACGGCAACGTCTTCCTCGACTACGGCGGCGCCTTCGACAAGCTCGCGCTCGACGAGATCTCGCTCTTCTCGAAGGGCGCGCTCATCCACGCGCCGCAGCTCCACACCTCGGCCGGCCTCGAGCTGTGGACGAGCCTGACGCTCGGCTATTACCTCACGACGCAGCTTCGGCTCGGCTACGCCCACGGCTTCAGCTCCAAGGCGATCCCTGGCGGTCAGTTCTACTTCGTCGCCGCGAGCGCCTTCTGA
- a CDS encoding cell division protein FtsX: MRAWRPGRGDLRVHVLSIFSLAVAFVCLAASLLVVTNLSAVRDRWSRAGRATVYLRDEASDQSVGELVRALEHTPGIKRVRHVTSVEARREVVVDESDAALAALPPSAFPASLELGFNDDIAEGELEAIALKLRALPTVETVETYQRWTERLSALLGGGVTASLALAVVVMCAVVSVISSTMRLLLSRRRIEVEVLKLVGATNAFVRRPFVIEGAMQGAAGAAAAIMILGALFLLVRGRFDHELANLLGLSPSFLPWSVSLGLVVLGGALGATTALVSLRRMAAV; the protein is encoded by the coding sequence ATGCGGGCGTGGCGGCCCGGGCGTGGGGATCTGCGCGTTCACGTGCTGTCGATCTTCTCGCTGGCGGTGGCCTTCGTGTGCCTCGCGGCGTCGCTCCTCGTGGTGACGAACCTCTCGGCGGTGCGAGATCGCTGGTCGCGCGCGGGTCGCGCGACGGTGTACCTGCGCGACGAGGCGTCGGATCAATCGGTGGGCGAGCTGGTGCGCGCGCTCGAGCACACGCCCGGCATCAAGCGCGTGCGTCACGTCACGAGCGTCGAGGCGCGGCGCGAGGTGGTGGTCGACGAGTCCGATGCGGCCCTCGCAGCCCTTCCGCCGAGCGCGTTCCCGGCTTCGCTCGAGCTCGGGTTCAACGACGACATCGCCGAGGGCGAGCTCGAGGCGATCGCGCTCAAGCTGCGCGCGCTGCCGACGGTGGAGACCGTGGAGACGTACCAGCGCTGGACCGAGCGTCTTTCGGCGCTGCTCGGCGGCGGCGTGACCGCGAGCCTGGCGCTCGCCGTGGTCGTGATGTGCGCGGTCGTCAGCGTGATCAGCTCCACGATGCGGCTCTTGCTCAGCCGGCGCCGCATCGAGGTCGAGGTGCTCAAGCTCGTGGGCGCGACGAACGCGTTCGTGCGCCGGCCCTTCGTGATCGAGGGGGCGATGCAGGGCGCGGCCGGCGCGGCGGCGGCGATCATGATCCTCGGCGCGCTCTTTCTGCTCGTGCGTGGTCGGTTCGATCACGAGCTTGCGAACCTGCTCGGCCTGTCGCCGTCGTTCCTGCCCTGGTCGGTGTCCTTGGGTCTCGTCGTGCTCGGGGGTGCGCTCGGCGCGACGACTGCGCTCGTCAGCTTGCGCCGGATGGCCGCCGTCTGA
- a CDS encoding porin: protein MKAPPPPPPAGRTQPPITPPPSPPQPFPIEADAPPRRDQKRALAGFQGGVFLRDAADDIRIYLRGRLHLDFHSFFGAGARELGGEDGGVLLSPRFFARRARIELGGELFRRWFFLFGLDFGGQTITNPTGADGLSATPVGQPPFVASDRYAPIQSVGATALLANAYIDYAVLPQLHFTLGQHQAPFSLENRTSNEATSWMERSLPIRGFVQPNAKEMGLYLWGDLNAVKNLSYELGVFLGDGPNRPQVDAYPDWIGRIFSRPLAKGGEGALEKLQVGVSAHYGSRDPKYVAYDYPAITTAQGWTLWDPRYRDSRDRLVHVIPSGAQRRIGGELRLPIDRYELRSEAYYVVNGTREAHDGFESSTTERLGRVKGVGWYVQLSAWPLGDAFVTGDPGFSRPPRLDLTRDPPPDKRGLEVLAIVGGVNADYDGAIRGGSYDPRTPGAPGGPATAITAYQLGLGANYWYSRYLRATVNYTAYVTPGSGAGGNLALVPGNLLAGAGSTSTWMHELGARLAAAF from the coding sequence GTGAAGGCCCCGCCGCCTCCTCCTCCGGCCGGCCGCACGCAACCCCCGATCACACCGCCTCCTTCGCCGCCGCAGCCCTTTCCGATAGAGGCGGACGCTCCGCCGCGCCGTGATCAGAAGAGGGCGCTCGCGGGCTTCCAGGGTGGGGTTTTTCTTCGCGATGCGGCCGACGACATCCGCATCTATCTGAGAGGCCGGCTTCACCTCGATTTCCACTCCTTCTTCGGCGCGGGCGCGCGCGAGCTCGGGGGCGAGGATGGGGGCGTTCTGCTTTCTCCTCGCTTCTTCGCGCGACGCGCCCGCATCGAGCTCGGCGGCGAGCTGTTCCGTCGATGGTTCTTTCTCTTCGGGCTGGACTTCGGCGGACAGACCATAACGAATCCGACGGGCGCCGACGGGCTTTCGGCCACGCCGGTCGGCCAGCCGCCGTTCGTCGCGTCCGACCGTTACGCGCCGATCCAGAGCGTCGGGGCGACCGCGCTCCTCGCCAACGCTTACATCGACTACGCGGTTCTTCCGCAGCTCCACTTCACGCTCGGGCAGCACCAGGCGCCCTTCTCGCTCGAGAACAGGACGAGCAACGAAGCGACGTCGTGGATGGAGCGGAGCCTGCCCATTCGCGGGTTCGTGCAGCCGAACGCGAAGGAGATGGGCCTGTATCTCTGGGGCGATCTCAACGCGGTGAAGAACCTGAGCTACGAGCTCGGCGTCTTCCTCGGCGACGGCCCCAATCGCCCGCAGGTCGATGCATATCCCGATTGGATCGGCCGCATCTTCTCGCGTCCGCTCGCGAAGGGCGGAGAGGGAGCGCTCGAGAAGTTGCAGGTGGGCGTCAGCGCGCACTACGGCTCGCGCGATCCGAAGTACGTCGCGTACGACTATCCCGCGATCACGACGGCGCAGGGCTGGACGCTGTGGGATCCGCGCTACCGCGACTCTCGAGACCGGCTCGTGCACGTGATCCCGTCGGGCGCGCAGCGGCGCATCGGCGGCGAGCTGCGGCTGCCGATCGATCGTTACGAGCTGCGCAGCGAGGCCTACTACGTCGTCAACGGCACGCGCGAGGCGCACGATGGTTTCGAGTCATCCACGACCGAGCGGCTCGGGCGCGTGAAGGGCGTGGGCTGGTACGTGCAGCTTTCGGCGTGGCCGCTCGGCGATGCGTTTGTCACAGGAGACCCTGGTTTTTCCCGGCCACCCAGGCTCGATCTCACGCGGGATCCTCCCCCCGACAAACGCGGGCTCGAGGTGCTCGCCATCGTGGGCGGCGTCAACGCCGACTATGACGGGGCGATCCGCGGCGGCAGCTACGACCCGAGGACGCCCGGCGCTCCGGGGGGCCCGGCGACGGCCATCACGGCCTATCAGCTCGGGCTCGGGGCAAACTACTGGTACAGCCGTTACCTGCGCGCGACCGTCAACTACACGGCGTACGTGACGCCTGGCAGCGGCGCGGGCGGCAACCTGGCGCTCGTGCCGGGCAACCTGCTCGCGGGCGCGGGCTCGACGAGCACGTGGATGCACGAGCTCGGAGCGCGGCTGGCAGCGGCTTTCTGA
- a CDS encoding methionyl-tRNA formyltransferase — MSSAPRPLRIAFFGLPLAAILLARDGHDITLASICRKDGLGLRRARRELGEGRVLVVPKVNDPRLHARVRALAPDLLVSWFWTTRLPMELVHCARLGGIGVHPSLLPRHRGPDPTAWAILSGDPVTGVTVHRIAEEYDTGAILDQEEIAIDPSWNAWQLSRALDRPSLRALRRAVGRFARGEEINEIPQDEKLATQAPLIGDEDAAIRWSWSTEQVVRHVRALAPAPGAWTEIAGRLVTVLEVAKAPRCPLALEPGEGFAEGGRAVIRTGDGAVFLLQGEIEGAPASTEDLAELFLPGSPLLG, encoded by the coding sequence GTGTCCTCCGCGCCCCGACCGCTCCGGATCGCCTTTTTCGGTCTGCCCCTCGCGGCCATCCTGCTCGCGCGCGACGGCCACGACATCACCCTCGCCTCCATCTGCCGCAAGGACGGGCTCGGCCTCAGGCGCGCGCGACGCGAGCTGGGCGAAGGTCGGGTGCTGGTCGTTCCGAAGGTGAACGATCCGCGCCTGCACGCGCGCGTCCGCGCCCTCGCGCCCGATCTGCTCGTGAGCTGGTTCTGGACCACGCGGCTGCCGATGGAGCTGGTCCATTGCGCGCGCCTCGGCGGCATCGGCGTTCACCCCTCGCTCTTGCCCCGCCACCGCGGCCCCGATCCGACGGCGTGGGCCATCCTCTCGGGCGATCCCGTGACCGGCGTCACGGTGCATCGCATCGCCGAGGAGTACGACACGGGGGCGATCCTGGATCAGGAGGAGATCGCGATCGATCCCTCGTGGAACGCGTGGCAGCTCTCGCGCGCGCTCGATCGTCCGTCGCTGCGCGCGTTGCGACGTGCGGTCGGGCGATTCGCGCGGGGCGAGGAAATCAACGAGATCCCGCAGGACGAGAAGCTCGCCACCCAGGCGCCGTTGATCGGCGACGAGGACGCGGCGATCCGGTGGTCGTGGAGCACCGAGCAAGTGGTGCGTCACGTGCGCGCGCTCGCGCCTGCGCCCGGGGCCTGGACCGAGATCGCGGGCAGGCTCGTCACGGTGCTCGAGGTCGCGAAGGCGCCGCGATGTCCTCTGGCGCTCGAACCTGGCGAGGGTTTCGCCGAGGGGGGGCGCGCCGTAATCCGCACGGGTGATGGTGCGGTGTTTCTACTTCAGGGAGAGATCGAAGGCGCGCCCGCATCGACGGAGGACCTCGCCGAGCTCTTTCTCCCGGGCTCGCCTTTGCTAGGCTGA
- a CDS encoding murein hydrolase activator EnvC family protein — translation MRRRTSLVPVILALVTSVAQGGTPAAPAPQVASSIADFERLLHKLDEEQRGVEGELGRIDPQLETVRRRILARGRAYYRHVHAGLLPVGEGFDALVDHAARVERVRRALERDMAEESGLMKRRVELSDRLLRLRAERAPLELQREAMTRARRALEAEDERRAAFARAFETSSRPDHVAIYGADMGPRDADARLGFEAQKGRLLFPVAGRAEVERSHRHGVTGLDLLAQPGAAVRSVAAGRVVFADRYDTYGLTVIIDHGDRYYSVYANLGGTELRAADPVGAGARVGTAPITGGSREAVYFEIRRGTEPVDPGPWLGL, via the coding sequence ATGAGACGTCGCACCTCGCTCGTTCCCGTGATCCTGGCGCTCGTGACGAGCGTCGCGCAAGGGGGCACCCCGGCTGCACCCGCGCCGCAAGTCGCCTCCTCGATCGCGGATTTCGAGCGGCTCCTGCACAAGCTCGACGAGGAGCAGCGCGGTGTCGAGGGGGAGCTTGGCCGGATCGATCCCCAGCTCGAGACCGTGCGAAGGCGCATCCTCGCGCGCGGTAGGGCTTACTACCGGCACGTGCATGCGGGGCTCTTGCCCGTCGGCGAGGGCTTCGACGCGCTCGTCGATCATGCGGCGCGCGTCGAGCGCGTGCGCCGCGCGCTCGAGCGGGACATGGCCGAGGAGAGCGGGCTGATGAAGCGGCGCGTGGAGCTGTCCGACCGGCTCCTTCGGCTGCGCGCGGAGCGGGCGCCCCTCGAGCTGCAACGCGAGGCGATGACGCGCGCACGCCGCGCGCTCGAAGCCGAGGATGAGCGCCGCGCCGCGTTCGCGCGCGCGTTCGAGACCTCGTCACGTCCCGATCACGTCGCCATTTACGGCGCCGACATGGGGCCGCGGGACGCGGACGCGCGGCTCGGGTTCGAGGCGCAGAAGGGGCGCTTGCTCTTCCCGGTAGCCGGGCGTGCGGAGGTGGAGCGGTCGCATCGTCACGGCGTGACGGGGCTCGATCTGCTCGCGCAGCCCGGCGCCGCCGTGCGCAGCGTCGCGGCGGGGCGCGTGGTCTTCGCGGATCGCTACGACACGTACGGGCTCACCGTGATCATCGACCACGGAGATCGCTACTACAGCGTCTACGCGAACCTCGGCGGGACCGAGCTGAGGGCCGCCGATCCCGTCGGTGCAGGCGCGCGCGTGGGCACGGCTCCCATCACGGGCGGCTCGCGCGAGGCCGTCTACTTCGAGATCCGCCGCGGTACCGAGCCTGTCGATCCGGGACCCTGGCTCGGGCTCTGA